CGCACACCAGCGTCTTGGCCACGCACGGGATCTCTGTGTAGCCGAAGACCCGGAGCTGGTCCCGCTGCTGGGCGGTCAGCGGGTGCTCCCACATGGCTGTGTTCATGGCCAGGCAGAAGAGCAGGGGTTTGCTGCGGTCCCAGGCCCGGAGCACACAGGTCTGTGAGGGGAGCAGGCGCCATCACCGGGCAGGGCCCCAGGCAGGTAGAGGGAGGCCACCCAGATCCCCCACCCTTGCTCAAGGGGGGTGGTCATGTCCCTGCTGCCCACTGAGCTGGTGAGACAGACTCCCCAGGACACTCAAGGGCTCCTGAGGATAAGGTTCCCGTCCCCAGGTCTGTCCTCCAGCTGCCTCCCCCCCGGCATGCAGGAAGCAGGTCTCGGCAGAGTGGTCACGTGAGATGCACAGGGACAGGGACATTGTGATGTGACTGCCTGTGGGGACATGCAGGGGGGGAGGCCAAGTACAGACTGCGGGGCCAGGAGGCAATAGGGGAACAGCTAGGGATCAGGAGGTGACAGGGGACAGCCAGGGGCGGTCAGAGGCCAGAAGGTGATGGGACACCAAGGGGTGAAGAGGTGACAGAGGACAGCAATGAAAAAAGAGGTGATGGGGACagcaaggggccaggaggtgacaagGAATagcaaggggccaggaggtgatggagacagtgaggggccaggaggtgatggaGACAGCAAGGGCCAGGAAGTGATGGAGACAgcgagggccaggaggtggtggagACAGTGAGGGCCCAGGAGGTGATGGAGACAGTGAGGGCCCAGGAGGTGATGGAGACagtgagggaccaggaggtgaTGGAGACAGcaagggccaggaggtgatgGAGACAGCGAGGGCCGGGAGGTGATGGGACAGCAAGGGCCGGGAGGTGATGGAGAcagtgaggggccaggaggtgatggagacagtgaggggccaggaggtgatggaGACAGcaagggccaggaggtgatgggacagtgaggggccaggaggtgatggaGACAGCAAGGGCCAGGAAGTGATGGAGAcagtgaggggccaggaggtgatggagacagtgaggggccaggaggtgatggagacagtgaggggccaggaggtgatggagacagtgaggggccaggaggtgatggagacagtgaggggccaggaggtgatggagacagtgaggggccaggaggtgatggagacagtgaggggccaggaggtgatgggACAGCGAGGGCCAGAGGCAGCAAGAGGCACAGTGAGGTGTGGCCCAGTGGCTAGCACCTGTAAGTCTGTCCCCAGCTCTCTTGGGGGGCAGGTGGGTCCACTCTGAGCTGGCCGCCTTGGTCCACCCCAGGTCTCACTCAGGCAGGACTGGCCTGAGTCCACCCCAGGCCCAGGGGGGGTCACTCACCAACAGGTTGTCACAGATGCCACTGGCCACCTTGCCCAGTGTGTTGGCATCCAGGGGGGCCACCAGCATGAGGTCCGCCCAGCGCCGCAGCTCGATGTGGAGAACGGGGTCTGAGCGCCGCTTCCACATCTGAGGGGCAGCACACGGCTCTGCTGCTGTCAGGGGCCCAGCACTGACCACCCCAGCCACCCATGCCGGTCAATGCAGTGAGGGGCAGAGCCCAAGCCAGAGTGGACATGGGCTGCAGAGCCTCCCGGTGGGGAACTGTGCTGGCAGCAGAGGCGGAGGACAGACTGGAATGCTCAGGGGTGCAGGGCTCACACTCTGGGGCTCTGGCCAGCACCCCAGGGAGGAGGCTCCTGCAGGCCCAAGGGTGTCCAGGACGGTGTGGGAGCAGGGCTCCTGTGGTTGGAGGAGCCCAGGGATGCGCTGGCCCTTCTGGGGAGGCTGCAAGGCAGGAGGCCACTGGCCACAGCACCCACTGACCTCCCACTCATCAGCATCACTGTACAGGGTGACAGGGATGTCCTGGGAGCTGTAGAAGTGTTTGGCCCTCTCAGTGCTGACCACGGCCACTTCCACCTGTCAccaagaaatgggggggggcatcAGAACACAGCCTGCAGGACAAAGGGGGCAGCTTCTCACAGCCAGGTGGGAGGCTGAGGAccagagtggggagtgggggtccggggtggggggctgggggtccggggtggggctggggtccagggtgggggctggggtgcagGTCTGATCAGTCCCAAGCAGCTTTCGCCCTCAAAGGCCTCTCCCTGTTGCCTTGGAAACCCCACCTGTCCACCTGCTTGCTTGGCCACAAAGCTCCTGGATCTGGCCCATCCTCCTGGCAGCGCCCAGCCAGCACAACCCAGGACGACCACCCAATTCCCAAACAAGACTTGGTCAAGTGGTCAAGaacgtggcacagtggataaagcactggattctcaaccatgaggtcctgagttcgatccccggcagcacatgtaccagagtgatgtctgttttttctctcctcctatctttctcatgaataaataaataaattctttaaaaaaagagagacttggTCAAGGGACAGCCCTCCCACAAGTCCTCAGGCTCCACTCAGCACCAAGGGGAGCAGGTGGTGCAGCGGTCAGAGCTTTGGAGTTCaaagcaagaggtcccaagttcaatccccaacatcgcATATGTAACAGTGATGTTCTGCTTCCCTCTACTGCTAAGATATAAAAATTTTTGAAAgcgggattcgacttccggaggcggagctacgagcagcagatcgctttctctcctctcctctcctctcctctcctctcctctcctctcctctcctctcccggatcaactaggaataccaaaggagaccacccggaccgaaacaagacaggactagaatgaccacagaaacccagtaaatcacccgtgagtacaaacacgcgtgacTCAAGTTAAAAAACAGGGTGACTCAAGTTAAAAAGGGAAAGATCACAGGGCCCTGCCTGGATGCAAAGCAATCCTGTGGGTGCACACTGCCCCCTGCTGGACATTAAGGTGCTGTGGCAGAGCCAGCTGCCCCCCGGGGAACCCCAAAGCCATCCCAGCACAGGGTCCCTCTCCAGTAACCCCGGTGCCTCCTGGGCCTGAGTCTCTGGTCAAACCCTAGGCTGTCACGGAGGCCCTCCTCCAGCCCCAGGTGTCTGATCCACCCACCTTCCTGCAAGGACCCAGCTACTTCCTGTTGGGggcacccacccccagcccagccctacCTGACTGCGGACTCCCCACCCCCTCAGGGTCCACACCCACAGCTACAGTACTTCTAAGAAAACCCAGTTCACCTCCTAGCCTCATGGCTCTGATCCTTTATGTGCCAGTTTACAAGAAAGCAAACACAACACTGGGggcaggggaccaggggctcttcTCTGAGGGATCCAGGAAGGAGAGAGGGCATCCTGTCCAGGGCCCCCAAAGCACAGGCCACggtgaggagcagaagacagaaggCGTGACGCAGTCGAGGATCATCACCCGTTGGCCCAGTACTGCCCACAGCCTGGTGTCGTCCCTGGAGAGAAGCTGCCCAGAGGGCCAGGGAGCAAGCACAGGGGCAGAAGacacaggttcaatgccccacaccaccacggCCAGAGCTagggctcagggcagcagagcctGGGGTTCAAATACAAATGAGGgcggggggttgggctgtagtgcagcggcttaagcgcaggtggtgcgaagcacaaggactagcataaggatcctagttcgaggctgtgaagcaggtctgcaggtgtctgtctttctctccccttctctgtcttcccctcctctctccatttctctctgtcctatccaacaacatcatcaataacaacaataataataaccacaacaatgataaaaacaagggcaacaaaaaaggaaaataagtaaataaaatattctttaaaaatagggGAGATTAGGATTCAAGGCAGTGGGAGCCTGGAG
This DNA window, taken from Erinaceus europaeus chromosome 16, mEriEur2.1, whole genome shotgun sequence, encodes the following:
- the PPCDC gene encoding phosphopantothenoylcysteine decarboxylase isoform X1, translated to MEPWPAGPPMEPGSSCPAAAPVERQFRILVGVTGSVAALKLPLLVSKLLDIPGLLSRDDTRLWAVLGQRVEVAVVSTERAKHFYSSQDIPVTLYSDADEWEMWKRRSDPVLHIELRRWADLMLVAPLDANTLGKVASGICDNLLTCVLRAWDRSKPLLFCLAMNTAMWEHPLTAQQRDQLRVFGYTEIPCVAKTLVCGDQGMGAMAEVDTIVDRVREVMSQHRGCPKS
- the PPCDC gene encoding phosphopantothenoylcysteine decarboxylase isoform X3, coding for MEPWPAGPPMEPGSSCPAAAPVERQFRILVGVTGSVAALKLPLLVSKLLDIPGVEVAVVSTERAKHFYSSQDIPVTLYSDADEWEMWKRRSDPVLHIELRRWADLMLVAPLDANTLGKVASGICDNLLTCVLRAWDRSKPLLFCLAMNTAMWEHPLTAQQRDQLRVFGYTEIPCVAKTLVCGDQGMGAMAEVDTIVDRVREVMSQHRGCPKS
- the PPCDC gene encoding phosphopantothenoylcysteine decarboxylase isoform X4, which produces MEPWPAGPPMEPGSSCPAAAPVERQFRILVGVTGSVAALKLPLLVSKLLDIPGMWKRRSDPVLHIELRRWADLMLVAPLDANTLGKVASGICDNLLTCVLRAWDRSKPLLFCLAMNTAMWEHPLTAQQRDQLRVFGYTEIPCVAKTLVCGDQGMGAMAEVDTIVDRVREVMSQHRGCPKS
- the PPCDC gene encoding phosphopantothenoylcysteine decarboxylase isoform X5 gives rise to the protein MWKRRSDPVLHIELRRWADLMLVAPLDANTLGKVASGICDNLLTCVLRAWDRSKPLLFCLAMNTAMWEHPLTAQQRDQLRVFGYTEIPCVAKTLVCGDQGMGAMAEVDTIVDRVREVMSQHRGCPKS
- the PPCDC gene encoding phosphopantothenoylcysteine decarboxylase isoform X2 — encoded protein: MEPWPAGPPMEPGSSCPAAAPVERQFRILVGVTGSVAALKLPLLVSKLLDIPGLLSRDDTRLWAVLGQRVEVAVVSTERAKHFYSSQDIPVTLYSDADEWEMWKRRSDPVLHIELRRWADLMLVAPLDANTLGKVASGICDNLLTCVLRAWDRSKPLLFCLAMNTAMWEHPLTAQQRDQLRVFGYTEIPHGGHGRGGHHCGQSQRSHVTAPRLPEELSPSRVWCL